DNA from Symphalangus syndactylus isolate Jambi chromosome 22, NHGRI_mSymSyn1-v2.1_pri, whole genome shotgun sequence:
GAGCCATTAATTGAATAGACGAGTATTGGTTGGATGGAGGATATTGGTCAGATGGAGAAGCATTGATGGATGGAGGAGAATTGATTGGATGGGAGGGACACTGATTGGATGGAGAGGCATTGATTGGATGGAGAGGCACTGATTGGATGTAGTAGTATTGGATGGATGGAGGAATCTTGATTGGATGGAGGGGTATTGATTGGATTAAGGAGTACTGGTTGGATAAAGGGGCATTGATTGACTGGAGGAATATTGGCTGGATAGAGGAGCACTGATAGGATGAAAGAGCATTGATTGGATGGTGGAGTATTGTTCCGAAGGGGACATTGATTGAATGGAGACACTGAATAATTGGAGGAGTATTGGTTGCAGGAGTATTGGTTGTATAAAGGAACATTAATTGGATGCAGGAGCATTGATAGGATGGGAGATTATTGGTTGGATGGAGTAGCATTGATTGAAAGGAGGGGCATTGATTACATGGAGGGACATTGATTAGATGGAGGGGCATTGATTGGGTACAGGGGCACTGATTGGATGGAGAAGCATTCAACCTATCCAGGGTGTAGGATGAATAAGGTGGCATTGATTGGATGGAAGAGAGCTGGTTGGATTAAGGAATGGTGCCAGGATGCAGGAGGGACCTGACAGCAGAGGGGAGCCAGATCATACCTCGATGGCCTGGGTGTATTGTTCCAGCCAGTGGTCAATCTTGGAGATGGGCAAGTCTGGCTGGGATTTCTTCACACTGTTACTGGAGGGTAGAAGATGTGTCAGGCCCCATGTCTCCCACAAGACTTCTCCCAACCTGCCCAAGCCTCTCCCAGAGCCCCCTTGGTCTCCAGATCTTTACCCTGTGACTCTCTTCAACCCCCTCTTGGGGAAACCTAAGATCTGAGCCCAGaaagcagacagacagacagacagaccgcTTCTCTATGGAGCAGTTTAGGAACTCGGTCCTGTCGATGAGCTGCAGAGGATGGATAGAGACACAGACCTGCAGCAGCTAAGGTAAAGCCCACCCTCCATCTCCCCAGCTACTCCATCCACTAATCCAACCTCCAACCCTTATATCACGGGGGTTTGCTGAGCGCCGGGCAATGGGCGGATAGCAGACAAAAGCCAAGCCTGGGCCTGGTCTTCCTGTGGCTGGCATGTGGGATTGGCCTTTTGGGTATGAGTCTGGGAGAGGGGAGACAGCAGGCTTTGCAGCTTGACCTACTTTGATGGGAGGGCTCAGGTGAGGTGAGCTCTGTTCGATGGTCCCCTCCAAGACCAAGGGGCTGGGTGTCCTGGGCTGCTGATATTTCtggtgctagaaaaaaaaaaaaaaaacagaaacagacatCCCAGGTGACCCCCTGCTTGTacccctcctgccctgcccagcaCCTGTGGGAAAAAATGCTGTTCCTCCCTGAGCCCCAGGTTCTCTGTGGCCCTGACATGCTCGTTTTGGAGCTGGTGGGGAGGGACCAAGGAGTCTGGGGAAATGACTCCAGATCTTGCAAGAGGATCACTGAGCCTCGCCCTCTCTGAGAATGCGGGCACAGAAGGGAATGCAAGGTCTACGGGTGTGGGGTGCTGACCCACTCTGGCCTAGACCCACAGGGCCCACAGAGGGGTGCAGACAGCAAAGGCTGGCTCATCCCTGGGGTGGGGGTACAACCAGACCCTCTGAGGTGGAGCCATCACCTCCTCCTGTTCCTCCTCAGCCCCTGAGGCCTCCAGGTTGTCCTGGACAGTGTCCTCTGGGCCTGGCCCCTCCTTGCTCAGACTCAGCTCCTCCAGGTGGACTTCGTCACTGTCCTCCTTTTCGCAGGCATGCAGGCTGGGCCTGTGGGTGGAAAGGGAGGCAAAGCCGTTCTAGGCCCGTTGGATTGCTTGGTTGATCCCTTCCtttttccaagcctcagtttccccatctgtaaaatgaaggtagTCAGGCTACTTGAGTGCCAAGGGTTCTGAGACCCAAGCCCATTGGGAAACAAGGTCCAGTGGCCTCAGAGCCAGCACAGTCTGCTTGGGCCCCTGTGTCAGGGCCTGAGGCCCTTGGGGAACTGCCCAGTCCCCGCTAGGCAGGGCTCTACAGACTGAGGGTCCCCCAGGCACTGAGGCTGGGTTCAACCCCCCAGCTTTCCGGCTGGGCCTCAGCTTGGCAGCTGCTCACAACTCAGTTGGTCTGGCGGGGTCCCCGCGGGGCCAGGCTGCCGGGGCCACCACTCCTGTTCTGCTCCCTGTGGGGGCCCTTGGGTGTTTGGGGGACTGGAGGCTGGGTCATTTGGAGGGCTAGGCAGGGGTAGGGGCCAGGTCACTGAGGAACAGGGCCAAGGGGCTGCCagctgtgggggaggggaggccagCCAGCTGGCAGCTTCCAGCAGCTCTGCATTTGAGCAGGACTGAACCTGGAGGAGAAGATGGGAAATTCTCGAATTTTCCATGATTTCAGGCCCCTGGGTATGCGTGCCAGCCAAGACCCAGACCCACCCACCCAAGGTGAGCAGGGGTCTGAGCCAGCAGCAGCCACACAGAGgggccattcaggagcaggtctGTGCAGCCAGGCAGGTGCAGGGGGTGGGGTGGCAGCCGCAGAGCTGGGCTCCACGGAAGATTCAAAGTGCCCCCTGCTGGTGGGGGCAGCCTTGCCCACCTAGGCCTGAGGCGAGGGAGAAGGGAGCTGCCCAATCTCAGAAAAGCAGGGCCGCTGATTCCTAAGCGCATAGGGGGAGACTGAGGTCTGGGGAGGGGGGCGGTgggcactgtgccaggccaggaCCAGTGGCTCTTGGGGAGTGGGAGCCTGGTTGTAGGAGGACAAGGGAGTGTCGCTCAGCAACACTGGTCCCTAGAGCTCCAGGCTGGTTTAGGGCCTCAGAGGGGCCAGGAAAAACCCTGACCAGGGAGAACTGTCAGCCCAGCCATGAGCTCTGGTCCCACTCAAGGCAAGGGGGTCCTGAGCAGGGCTGGGGTCCCAGATGGCCTGCACCCTGCAGGGCAGGTGGGGTCAGCCCCATCATGGCCGCAGATGACAGAGTGGCAAGGAGCCTGAGCAGGGGTAGTGAGGTGGGGCTTGGGAGCAGCCCGTCGGGCCTGTTGGGGTTGAGACAGGCACACACATCCCCACATCTGGAAAATGTGTCCTCCCAGCCAACTCTCCAGCATGCACATCTGGAAATACCTGCTCCCCTCTGTGGGAATGGAGATCTGCCAGCCCCGAGGGAGGAAGGGGCGGCGGCGGGCTCTCAGCCTCCATTACAAAAGCGGCCGCAGCTGTGTGCTGATGTGGCAGCACCCGGCCTGGCCTCGCAGCTGCCTGGATGAGGCCCCGGGGCCCTGGGGAGCCCCGTAATGAGGTTTCCTCGCGGCCCCTCGCCGGCCACCATGCTGTCTcgccttcttcctcccttccctcctttctccccctTTCCTGGCCATGGGGGCATTTCAGGGGCTGCTTGGAAAGGGGAGATGGGGTGGCTGCTCAGGCGCAGGTTGAGGGCCTGAAGGGAGCTCTGCTGTGCCCCAATCCGCCCAGCGCCTGCCCTCGAGGTCCAGAGGGAGCCCCGCTCTGCCGAGCACCTGCCCTCGAGGCGTGGAGGGAGCCCCGCTCTGCCCAGCAACCACCCTCGAGGCCCTCACTCACCCGTCCTCTTGCTTGCCCTCAGGACTCCTGCATTGGGGCGGGCTCTCCGCTGTCCGAGGCGCCCTACGCCCCCTCGTGCTGCTGCCACTGCTCTGGCCCCTGGGACCAGTTGCCAAAGCCCTCATCCTCACCCAGTTCAGGGGCCTCCGAGGGCTTCAGGCTGAGGCTGAGGGTAGCAGCATGGAGCTAAGGACTGGGCGGCTGCTGTCTCCTCTGCTCAGGGCCCACACTCACCTCACAGCGCCCGCTCAGGCCCTGGACTCCAAG
Protein-coding regions in this window:
- the LOC129472055 gene encoding lymphocyte-specific protein 1-like, with product MRALATGPRGQSSGSSTRGRRAPRTAESPPQCRSPEGKQEDGPSLHACEKEDSDEVHLEELSLSKEGPGPEDTVQDNLEASGAEEEQEEHQKYQQPRTPSPLVLEGTIEQSSPHLSPPIKLIDRTEFLNCSIEKRNSVKKSQPDLPISKIDHWLEQYTQAIETAGRTPKLAHQASIELPSMAVASTKSQWETGEVQAQSAAKTPSCKARHDGSYL